The Spirochaetota bacterium genomic interval GATAATCACTACGATCATCTTATAGATTACAACCATATCAGTAATCTAATTACGAGGAATGAACATATTGAAAACACGAGTCCTGCAATTATTCATATATTATTACTCTCAATTATGCTCTCAATAACAGATTTTTTGGTTGATTATAAACTTGACCTCCCATTAATTATTGATGAGCCATTCCTATTCATGGATGATATACGGATTAACAGGTTGAAACAATTGCTTGATGATATTTCACATAAGAGACAGATAATAATTTTTACCTATAATCCAAATCTAAAGGCTTTAGGAAGTTGTGTTGAATTATAGCTATGGAACAAAATGGACAACTCAATTTTTCAGATGATCCCTTACTTGCTGGAAGTAATGAATCTTTCCAGTTCTTAGAAGAGGGGAAATTCTTAGAAGCAGTGACCAAGCTTGATGAACTTATGAGCATAAATCCAAATTATCCAGGATTAGGGGAGGGATACCGAACAGCAAGATTTTGGAACAACAGGGAAAAAGAGATCAACAACCTGGATCAGGGCAAACAAACAGCGGACTTCCTAATGATTCAGTGGATGGAATTTGAGAATTATGCGGAAGAGAATCATATGAAGTATTCTATGGCATACCATTCAGCAATGAAGTATATCTTTTTTACCGCCTCTGAGCATTACAAGATAGCCTTTAGGAGCCAGGATAGTTCTACAGATAATTTCGATCTCTTGCTCAATTTAGGCATCTGTTTTTTAATATTAGAAGAATATAATTCTGCAATAGAAACCCTTGAGTACGCCCGCAGTATTCATAAAAATAGCGCAAGATTACTGAGCATGCTTGGCGAAGCCTATTATCATACTGGAGAGATGTCTAAAGGGCTTCTATATCTGAAAGAGGCATTTTTGATAAATCCCTCTGAAATTGACATTAGCGCCCTGAAATCCAAACCTATTCTCGAACTAATAAAGATCGTGCACAGTAGCAAACCGGATTGTAATGATCCCAGGGAATGGATGCCGATATTTGGTTTTGTAAAAGAATTATTCAATGCTAGACGCCAGTTAAACAGAGACCAAGTTGAAGTGCTAAAGCGCGATATACGCAGCCTGGAAAAAAGCTTTCAAACCCTGAGTAAAGAGAGAAT includes:
- a CDS encoding tetratricopeptide repeat protein, with the protein product MEQNGQLNFSDDPLLAGSNESFQFLEEGKFLEAVTKLDELMSINPNYPGLGEGYRTARFWNNREKEINNLDQGKQTADFLMIQWMEFENYAEENHMKYSMAYHSAMKYIFFTASEHYKIAFRSQDSSTDNFDLLLNLGICFLILEEYNSAIETLEYARSIHKNSARLLSMLGEAYYHTGEMSKGLLYLKEAFLINPSEIDISALKSKPILELIKIVHSSKPDCNDPREWMPIFGFVKELFNARRQLNRDQVEVLKRDIRSLEKSFQTLSKERIYNSNIIPRLANKYLWMLEYFRYQEYDSTNIKEIKERLIQIDGEIFEIYFMDTQ